In Jejubacter calystegiae, the following are encoded in one genomic region:
- a CDS encoding FadR/GntR family transcriptional regulator, with product MPITRLENPRIYRQIADQLHKLIENGEFPPGSRLPPERELARQLQVSRASVREALIALEVIGLVDVKVGNGVIVKAQTPDARQEPVMTQAGRDQWGDVDNELGISLDLNAELPPFSLLQTRLLIEPETAALAARHASHEELAGIRSAWEQNCRDNRAGSVTHPGDRLFHIRIARASGNPTLAFIISHLLGHRYGSMFRMLQRHYTPQDMPHRSELEHRAILEALEARDVRAARQAMKAHLTQVIAIFSRGAV from the coding sequence ATGCCGATCACCCGACTTGAAAACCCAAGGATATACAGACAGATAGCCGATCAACTGCACAAGCTCATCGAGAATGGCGAGTTTCCTCCCGGTAGCCGCCTGCCGCCGGAACGCGAACTGGCGCGTCAGCTTCAGGTGAGCCGGGCTTCGGTGCGTGAAGCGCTGATTGCGCTGGAAGTGATAGGACTGGTGGATGTGAAGGTCGGTAACGGGGTGATTGTGAAGGCGCAGACGCCAGACGCCCGCCAGGAGCCGGTAATGACTCAGGCCGGGCGCGATCAGTGGGGCGACGTGGATAACGAACTGGGTATCAGTCTGGATTTGAACGCCGAACTGCCGCCGTTTTCGCTACTGCAAACCCGACTGCTGATTGAACCGGAAACCGCAGCGCTGGCGGCGCGCCACGCAAGCCATGAGGAGCTGGCGGGGATCCGCAGCGCCTGGGAACAGAACTGCCGCGATAACCGCGCGGGCTCGGTCACTCATCCCGGGGATCGCCTGTTTCATATTCGCATCGCCCGGGCCAGCGGTAATCCTACGCTTGCCTTTATCATCAGCCATTTGCTGGGCCACCGCTACGGCAGTATGTTCCGTATGCTGCAGCGCCATTACACGCCGCAGGATATGCCGCACCGCTCGGAACTGGAGCACCGCGCCATTCTGGAAGCGCTGGAAGCCCGGGACGTACGCGCAGCGCGCCAGGCGATGAAGGCGCACCTGACGCAGGTCATCGCCATTTTCAGCCGCGGAGCGGTCTGA
- the greB gene encoding transcription elongation factor GreB, which translates to MGTKLITREGYNKLKQEHDYLWNEKRPEITKIVSWAASLGDRSENADYTYNKRLLRQIDRRVRFLRKLLPVLSIVDYSPQQEGRVFFGAWVEIENEAGDVKKFRIVGPEEIYSERKDYISIDSPMARALLKKQVDEEFVVQTPEGEKLWFINAIEYPKGDAALDDTGFRPLRG; encoded by the coding sequence GTGGGCACCAAACTGATTACCCGGGAAGGGTATAACAAGCTGAAACAAGAGCACGATTACCTGTGGAACGAGAAACGCCCGGAGATCACTAAAATCGTCTCCTGGGCTGCGAGTCTGGGTGACCGCTCGGAAAATGCCGACTACACCTATAACAAGCGACTGCTGCGCCAGATCGATCGTCGGGTGCGCTTTCTGAGGAAGCTGCTACCGGTGCTTTCAATCGTCGATTATTCGCCGCAGCAGGAAGGACGCGTTTTCTTTGGCGCGTGGGTGGAAATTGAAAACGAAGCAGGAGATGTGAAGAAGTTTCGCATTGTCGGCCCGGAGGAGATCTACAGCGAGCGCAAAGACTATATCTCCATTGATTCGCCTATGGCCCGGGCGCTGCTGAAAAAGCAGGTGGACGAAGAGTTTGTGGTCCAGACACCGGAAGGCGAAAAACTCTGGTTTATCAATGCCATTGAGTATCCGAAGGGCGATGCCGCGTTGGATGATACCGGCTTCAGACCGCTCCGCGGCTGA
- a CDS encoding SDR family oxidoreductase: protein MDLAGKRALITGAGQGIGYSTARLFVEAGAEVIGCDLNPASLEAIAGIQAVTLDVTDGAAVAAAAQRLGPVDVLFNCAGVVHNGSILECREEEWRFAMDLNVTAMFHTIRAFLPAMLERGGGSIINMSSVASSIKGVANRFAYGASKAAVIGLTRSVAADYITRGVRCNAICPGTVESPSLRDRIASQAQAQGKSVEEVYQAFVARQPIGRIGKSEEIAQLALYLASDASGYTTGTTQIIDGGWSN, encoded by the coding sequence ATGGATTTAGCAGGTAAGCGAGCGCTGATAACCGGCGCCGGACAGGGGATTGGCTATAGCACCGCCAGACTATTCGTGGAGGCCGGTGCCGAAGTGATTGGTTGCGATCTGAATCCCGCGTCTCTGGAGGCGATCGCCGGTATTCAGGCCGTTACCCTGGATGTGACTGACGGTGCTGCGGTCGCGGCGGCAGCTCAAAGGCTGGGGCCAGTGGATGTACTGTTCAACTGCGCCGGAGTGGTGCACAACGGCTCGATTCTTGAGTGTCGCGAAGAGGAGTGGCGTTTCGCCATGGATCTTAACGTGACGGCGATGTTCCACACCATTCGCGCCTTTCTGCCCGCCATGCTCGAGCGCGGCGGCGGCTCCATTATCAATATGTCATCGGTGGCCTCCAGCATCAAAGGGGTGGCTAACCGTTTTGCCTATGGCGCCAGTAAAGCGGCGGTCATCGGTCTGACCCGTTCGGTGGCGGCGGACTACATCACCCGGGGAGTTCGCTGTAACGCCATTTGTCCGGGCACCGTGGAGTCGCCATCGCTACGCGATCGCATTGCCAGCCAGGCTCAGGCCCAGGGCAAAAGCGTGGAGGAAGTGTACCAGGCCTTTGTGGCCCGCCAGCCCATTGGCCGCATCGGTAAGTCTGAAGAAATTGCGCAACTGGCGCTCTATCTGGCCTCTGACGCAAGCGGCTATACCACCGGCACCACACAGATTATTGACGGCGGCTGGAGCAACTGA
- a CDS encoding fumarylacetoacetate hydrolase family protein: MKLLRYGEPGQERPGVLDKAGLIRDLSGYIPDVAGPALSAKSLDHLKSLDIEALPHVPGQPRIGACVGNIGKFICIGLNYADHAAETGAEIPKEPVVFNKWTSAVVGPYDNVLIPRGSEKTDWEVELGVVIGRAASYISEQEAMDYVAGYCVVNDVSEREYQIERGGTWDKGKGCDTFGPIGPWLVTTDEVPAPHNLKMWLEVDGKRYQNGSTSTMIFNVPQIVSYLSRFMSLQPGDVISTGTPPGVGMGQKPHPVYLRPGQTMRLGIEGLGEQRQQTRGA; the protein is encoded by the coding sequence ATGAAATTACTGCGTTATGGAGAGCCGGGCCAGGAGCGTCCGGGGGTACTGGATAAAGCGGGGCTGATTCGCGATCTTTCCGGGTATATCCCGGATGTGGCAGGTCCTGCGCTATCGGCAAAAAGCCTGGACCATCTGAAGAGTTTGGATATCGAGGCGCTGCCTCACGTGCCGGGACAGCCGCGCATCGGTGCCTGTGTGGGCAATATCGGCAAATTTATCTGTATCGGCCTGAACTACGCCGACCATGCGGCGGAGACCGGCGCTGAGATTCCGAAGGAGCCAGTGGTATTTAACAAGTGGACCAGCGCGGTGGTGGGCCCTTATGACAATGTGCTGATCCCACGCGGTTCAGAGAAGACCGACTGGGAAGTGGAGCTTGGGGTGGTGATCGGCCGTGCCGCCAGCTACATCAGCGAACAGGAGGCGATGGATTACGTGGCGGGGTACTGCGTGGTGAACGATGTCTCCGAGCGCGAATACCAGATCGAGCGCGGCGGCACCTGGGATAAAGGCAAGGGCTGCGACACTTTCGGCCCCATTGGCCCGTGGCTGGTCACAACCGATGAGGTGCCGGCTCCTCATAACCTGAAGATGTGGCTGGAGGTGGACGGCAAGCGCTATCAGAACGGCAGCACCAGCACCATGATCTTTAACGTGCCGCAGATAGTCAGCTACCTGAGCCGTTTTATGAGCCTGCAACCCGGGGATGTGATTTCTACCGGCACGCCGCCGGGCGTGGGAATGGGCCAGAAACCGCATCCGGTGTACCTGCGTCCCGGTCAGACCATGCGTCTGGGGATTGAGGGACTGGGCGAACAGCGTCAGCAAACCCGGGGGGCCTGA
- a CDS encoding Tex family protein, giving the protein MMNDSLCRIIAGELQARAEQVEAAVRLLDEGNTVPFIARYRKEVTGGLDDTQLRQLETRLGYLRELSDRRQAILKSIDEQGKLTSELATAINGTLSKTELEDLYLPYKPRRRTRGQIAIEAGLEPLADSLWNTPSLTPEQEAESYIDADKGVADAKAALDGARYILMERFAEDAALLAKVRDYLWKNADLVASVVSGKEEEGAKFRDYFDHHEPIAKVPSHRALAMFRGRNEGVLQLSLNPDPQFDEPPKESHGEQIIIDHLGLRLNNAPADSWRRAVVSWTWRIKVLMHLETELMGTVRERAEDEAINVFARNLHDLLMAAPAGLRATMGLDPGLRTGVKVAVVDATGKLVATDTIYPHTGQAAKAATVVAALCEKYNVELVAIGNGTASRETERFYLDVQKQFPKVTAQKVIVSEAGASVYSASELAALEFPDLDVSLRGAVSIARRLQDPLAELVKIDPKSIGVGQYQHDVSQSQLAKKLDAVVEDCVNAVGVDLNTASVPLLTRVAGLTRMMAQNIVAWRDENGQFSNRQQLLKVSRLGPKAFEQCAGFLRINHGDNPLDASTVHPEAYPVVERILAATEQALRDLMGNGSALRNLKAVDFTDDKFGVPTVSDIIKELEKPGRDPRPEFKTAKFADGVETMNDLLPGMVLEGAVTNVTNFGAFVDIGVHQDGLVHISSLSDSFVDDPHKVVKAGDIVKVKVLDVDMARKRIALTMRLDEQPGDTGSRRSASGNAGNGNGRDRSRPAGKPRRAESTPAGNSAMSDALAAAFGKKR; this is encoded by the coding sequence ATGATGAATGATTCGCTCTGTCGCATTATCGCCGGTGAGCTGCAGGCCCGGGCCGAACAGGTAGAAGCCGCGGTTCGTCTGCTGGATGAAGGGAACACCGTGCCGTTTATCGCACGTTATCGTAAGGAGGTCACCGGCGGGCTGGACGATACCCAGTTGCGCCAACTGGAGACCCGTCTGGGCTACCTGCGCGAGCTGTCCGATCGCCGCCAGGCGATTCTGAAATCCATCGATGAGCAGGGCAAGCTGACCAGTGAACTGGCCACGGCCATTAATGGCACCCTGAGCAAAACCGAACTGGAAGATCTCTACCTTCCCTATAAGCCCAGGCGCCGTACCCGTGGGCAGATCGCCATCGAAGCCGGTCTGGAACCACTGGCGGACAGCCTGTGGAACACGCCTTCCCTCACCCCGGAACAGGAAGCGGAAAGCTATATCGATGCCGATAAAGGGGTCGCCGACGCGAAAGCCGCCCTGGACGGCGCTCGCTACATTCTGATGGAGCGCTTCGCAGAAGACGCGGCCCTGCTGGCTAAAGTGCGTGACTACCTGTGGAAGAACGCCGATCTGGTAGCAAGTGTCGTGAGCGGCAAGGAAGAAGAAGGAGCCAAGTTTCGCGACTATTTCGACCATCATGAACCCATCGCCAAAGTGCCTTCCCACCGCGCTCTGGCAATGTTCCGCGGTCGTAACGAAGGCGTACTGCAACTTTCCCTGAACCCCGATCCGCAGTTCGACGAGCCGCCGAAAGAGAGTCACGGCGAACAGATTATTATCGACCACCTGGGCCTGCGTCTGAACAACGCTCCGGCGGATAGCTGGCGCCGTGCGGTAGTGAGCTGGACCTGGCGTATTAAGGTGCTGATGCACCTGGAAACTGAGCTGATGGGCACGGTGCGGGAACGCGCCGAAGACGAGGCTATCAACGTTTTCGCCCGTAATCTGCATGACCTGCTGATGGCGGCCCCAGCCGGGCTGCGCGCCACTATGGGCCTCGATCCCGGTCTACGCACCGGCGTTAAGGTCGCAGTGGTGGACGCCACCGGTAAGCTGGTCGCCACCGACACGATTTACCCCCACACCGGTCAGGCGGCCAAAGCGGCGACCGTAGTAGCCGCGCTCTGCGAAAAATACAACGTTGAGCTGGTGGCGATCGGTAACGGTACGGCTTCCCGCGAGACCGAGCGTTTCTACCTGGACGTTCAGAAGCAGTTCCCCAAAGTGACCGCCCAGAAGGTGATCGTTAGCGAGGCCGGGGCGTCGGTTTATTCCGCTTCCGAGCTGGCGGCGCTGGAATTCCCGGATCTCGACGTGTCGCTGCGCGGCGCGGTCTCTATCGCCCGCCGCCTTCAGGATCCGCTGGCAGAGCTGGTGAAGATCGATCCTAAATCCATCGGGGTGGGCCAGTATCAGCACGATGTCAGCCAGAGCCAGCTTGCGAAGAAGCTGGACGCGGTGGTGGAAGACTGCGTAAACGCCGTTGGCGTTGACCTGAACACCGCTTCGGTCCCTCTGCTGACCCGGGTAGCGGGTCTGACGCGCATGATGGCGCAAAATATCGTGGCCTGGCGCGACGAAAACGGCCAGTTCAGCAACCGCCAGCAGTTACTGAAGGTAAGCCGTCTGGGGCCGAAGGCCTTTGAACAGTGCGCTGGCTTCCTGCGTATTAACCACGGCGATAACCCACTGGATGCCTCCACCGTTCACCCGGAAGCCTACCCGGTGGTGGAACGCATTCTGGCGGCGACTGAGCAGGCGTTGCGCGATCTGATGGGCAACGGCAGCGCCCTGCGTAATCTGAAGGCCGTGGACTTTACCGACGACAAATTCGGGGTGCCGACCGTCAGCGATATCATCAAAGAGTTGGAAAAACCGGGCCGCGATCCGCGCCCCGAGTTTAAGACCGCCAAATTCGCCGACGGCGTGGAAACCATGAACGATCTGCTGCCCGGCATGGTGCTGGAAGGGGCGGTCACTAACGTCACCAACTTCGGCGCCTTCGTGGATATCGGCGTTCATCAGGACGGCCTGGTCCATATTTCTTCATTGTCCGACAGCTTCGTTGACGATCCCCACAAAGTAGTGAAAGCGGGCGATATCGTGAAGGTGAAGGTGCTGGATGTGGATATGGCGCGTAAGCGTATCGCGCTGACCATGCGGCTGGATGAACAACCCGGCGATACCGGTAGCCGCCGTTCCGCTTCCGGCAACGCCGGTAACGGCAATGGCCGCGATCGTAGCCGTCCGGCGGGTAAACCCCGGCGGGCAGAAAGCACGCCTGCGGGTAACAGCGCCATGAGCGATGCTCTGGCGGCCGCCTTCGGCAAGAAGCGCTAA
- the feoA gene encoding ferrous iron transporter A → MHMHANSSWKITGFSREISPAWRQKLLSLGMLPGSSFRVVRVAPFGDPVQIETRRISLVLRKKDLALLSLEALA, encoded by the coding sequence ATGCATATGCACGCGAACAGTTCGTGGAAAATTACCGGATTTTCCCGGGAAATCAGTCCGGCCTGGCGTCAGAAGCTGCTCTCTCTCGGGATGCTGCCTGGCTCTTCATTCCGGGTCGTGCGGGTGGCGCCTTTCGGCGATCCGGTACAGATAGAAACGCGCCGTATCAGCCTGGTACTACGTAAGAAAGACCTGGCGCTACTCTCCCTGGAAGCGCTCGCCTGA
- the feoB gene encoding Fe(2+) transporter permease subunit FeoB, with translation MKKLTIGLIGNPNSGKTTLFNQLTGSRQRVGNWSGVTVERKEGQFTTTDHAVTLVDLPGTYSLTTISSQTSLDEQIACHYILSNDADMLINVVDASNLERNLYLTLQLLELGIPCVVALNMLDIAEKQQIRIDIDALSARLGCPVVPLVSTRARGIDGLKLAVDRHRGNTAIELVHYPQPLLAEAEQLAERMPATQPHSERRWLALQMLEGDIYSRHLAGSVAGDLDGALARLSTQIEDPALSIADARYQSIAAICDEVSNSLTAAPNRLTVALDKIVLSRLLGLPVFLLVMYLMFLLAINIGGALQPIFDGGSVAIFIHGTRWLGDALHFPEWLTIFLAQGVGGGINTVLPLVPQIGMMYLFLSFLEDSGYMARAAFVMDRLMQALGLPGKSFVPLIVGFGCNVPSVMGARTLDAPRERLMTIMMAPFMSCGARLAIFAVFASAFFGKQGATVVFSLYLLGIVMAIVTGLVLKYTLMRGEATPFVMELPVYHVPHMKSLLLQTWQRLKGFVLRAGKVIVIVSIFIGALNSFSFSGKTVDSINDSALASVSKVLTPLLAPIGVHQDNWQATVGLFTGAMAKEVVVGTLNTLYTAEDIHADEFDPATFSLSDELKGAVDDTWQSLKETFSLSVLANPIEASKGDGEMASGAMGVMSSKFGSDAAAYSYLIFVLLYIPCISVMGAIARESSRGWMTFSVLWGLNIGYSLATLYYQCATFSEHPRYSTTAIAVVVLFNLALLVTLRRMRSRVDVNLLAPARKPDGCRSHAGDCH, from the coding sequence ATGAAAAAACTCACTATCGGTCTTATTGGCAACCCTAACTCCGGCAAAACCACGCTGTTCAATCAGTTGACCGGTTCCCGCCAGCGGGTCGGCAACTGGTCTGGCGTAACTGTCGAACGTAAAGAGGGGCAGTTCACCACCACCGACCATGCGGTCACACTGGTGGATCTGCCCGGCACCTACTCCCTGACCACTATCTCTTCCCAGACCTCTCTCGATGAGCAGATCGCCTGCCACTACATTCTGAGCAACGACGCCGATATGCTGATAAACGTAGTGGATGCCTCGAACCTGGAGCGTAACCTCTATCTGACGCTGCAGTTGCTGGAGCTGGGCATTCCCTGCGTGGTAGCGCTGAACATGCTGGATATTGCCGAAAAGCAGCAGATCCGTATCGATATCGACGCCCTTTCCGCCCGTCTGGGCTGCCCGGTAGTACCGCTGGTCTCCACCCGCGCCCGGGGTATCGACGGTCTGAAACTGGCTGTTGACCGCCATCGCGGTAATACCGCCATCGAGCTGGTGCACTATCCTCAGCCGCTGCTGGCGGAAGCCGAACAGCTTGCCGAGCGGATGCCAGCCACCCAACCCCACAGCGAACGGCGCTGGCTGGCGCTACAAATGCTGGAAGGCGATATTTATAGCCGCCATCTGGCGGGCAGCGTTGCCGGGGATCTCGACGGCGCCCTGGCGCGGCTGAGCACCCAAATTGAGGATCCGGCATTGAGCATTGCCGATGCCCGCTATCAGAGCATCGCCGCAATATGCGATGAGGTCAGCAACAGCCTGACCGCCGCGCCTAATCGTCTGACCGTGGCGCTGGACAAAATCGTGCTCAGCCGTCTGCTGGGGCTGCCGGTGTTTCTGCTGGTGATGTACCTGATGTTCCTGCTGGCGATCAATATCGGCGGCGCCCTTCAGCCCATCTTTGACGGCGGTTCGGTAGCAATCTTTATTCACGGTACCCGCTGGCTGGGAGATGCGTTGCACTTCCCGGAATGGCTGACCATCTTCCTGGCCCAGGGGGTGGGCGGCGGTATCAACACCGTGCTACCGCTGGTGCCGCAGATTGGCATGATGTACCTGTTCCTCTCCTTCCTGGAAGACTCCGGCTATATGGCACGCGCCGCCTTCGTTATGGACCGCCTGATGCAGGCGCTGGGGCTGCCTGGTAAATCTTTCGTGCCGCTGATCGTCGGCTTCGGCTGTAATGTGCCGTCGGTCATGGGGGCCCGTACCCTGGATGCGCCGCGCGAACGTCTGATGACCATTATGATGGCGCCCTTTATGTCCTGCGGCGCCCGTCTGGCGATTTTCGCCGTCTTCGCCTCCGCCTTCTTCGGCAAGCAGGGCGCCACGGTGGTCTTTTCGCTCTATCTGCTGGGGATTGTGATGGCGATCGTCACCGGGCTGGTGCTGAAATATACGCTGATGCGCGGCGAAGCGACCCCCTTTGTGATGGAGCTTCCGGTTTATCACGTTCCCCATATGAAGAGCCTGCTGCTGCAAACCTGGCAGCGCCTGAAAGGCTTCGTGCTGCGGGCCGGTAAGGTGATTGTCATCGTCAGTATCTTTATCGGTGCTCTGAACAGCTTTTCGTTCAGCGGCAAGACCGTCGATAGCATTAACGACTCCGCGCTCGCTTCGGTGAGTAAAGTGCTAACGCCACTGCTGGCGCCGATCGGCGTTCATCAGGATAACTGGCAGGCTACCGTCGGGCTGTTTACCGGCGCCATGGCAAAAGAGGTGGTGGTCGGCACCCTGAACACCCTGTATACCGCCGAGGATATCCACGCTGACGAGTTTGATCCCGCCACCTTCAGCCTGAGCGACGAACTGAAAGGCGCGGTTGATGACACCTGGCAGAGCCTGAAAGAGACCTTCAGCCTGAGCGTGTTGGCTAACCCCATCGAAGCCAGCAAGGGTGACGGCGAGATGGCCAGCGGCGCCATGGGTGTGATGAGCAGTAAGTTCGGCAGCGATGCCGCCGCCTACAGCTATCTGATTTTCGTGCTGCTCTACATCCCCTGTATCTCGGTAATGGGGGCTATCGCCCGCGAATCGAGCCGTGGCTGGATGACCTTTTCGGTGCTGTGGGGGCTGAACATCGGCTACTCGCTGGCGACCCTCTACTATCAGTGCGCCACCTTTAGCGAACATCCACGCTATAGTACGACAGCCATTGCCGTGGTGGTGCTGTTTAACCTGGCGCTGCTCGTGACGCTGCGGCGGATGCGTAGCCGGGTGGACGTCAACCTGCTGGCGCCAGCCAGGAAACCGGACGGCTGTCGGTCCCACGCTGGCGACTGCCACTAA
- a CDS encoding SDR family oxidoreductase produces the protein MSNSVTAMNHPLQGKVAAITGAASGIGLACAQALHSAGATVILIDRDAASLQKSVTEMGENAFALQIDLMKPEQVDGLLEGILKLAGRLDIFHANAGAYVGGPAAEGDPDVWDRVLNLNINAAFRCVRAVLPHLIEQKSGDILFTSSIAGIVPVIWEPIYTASKFAVQAFVHTTRRQVAQHGVRVGAVLPGPVVTALLDDWPKAKLEEALDSGSLMQPTDVADAVLFMVTRPKHVTIRDLVILPNNVDL, from the coding sequence ATGAGCAACTCTGTTACCGCCATGAATCACCCCCTCCAGGGGAAAGTAGCCGCTATCACCGGCGCCGCATCGGGTATCGGGCTTGCCTGTGCCCAGGCCCTGCACAGCGCTGGCGCCACGGTAATACTAATCGACCGTGATGCCGCCAGTCTGCAAAAAAGCGTTACTGAAATGGGTGAAAATGCCTTCGCATTGCAAATTGACCTGATGAAGCCTGAACAGGTCGATGGCCTGCTGGAGGGGATCCTGAAGCTGGCTGGTCGACTGGATATTTTCCATGCTAACGCTGGTGCCTATGTGGGCGGCCCTGCGGCCGAGGGGGATCCGGATGTTTGGGATCGGGTTTTGAATCTGAATATTAATGCGGCCTTCCGTTGTGTACGTGCCGTCCTGCCTCATCTGATTGAGCAGAAATCCGGCGATATTCTGTTCACCAGTTCTATTGCTGGTATTGTGCCTGTGATTTGGGAACCCATTTATACCGCCTCTAAATTTGCCGTTCAGGCCTTTGTGCACACCACGCGTCGACAGGTGGCGCAGCATGGGGTGCGGGTCGGTGCTGTACTTCCCGGGCCAGTGGTAACCGCACTGTTGGATGACTGGCCGAAGGCTAAGCTGGAAGAGGCATTAGACAGCGGTAGTCTGATGCAGCCAACAGATGTGGCTGATGCTGTGCTGTTTATGGTTACACGGCCAAAACATGTCACCATTCGCGATCTGGTCATCCTGCCAAATAACGTTGACCTCTGA
- a CDS encoding FGGY-family carbohydrate kinase: MNCDKAVIGVDVGSGSARAGVFDADGNLLAHASRKITLYRDSGDRAEQSSREIWLAVCHCVREAVVTSGVSPLAIAGMGFDATCSLVVLGAGGEPLPVGESEAPERNIIVWMDHRATAQAERINATQHPVLRYVGGRISPEMETPKLAWLKEQRPEIYNGAWQFFDLADFLTWRATGDLARSVCTVTCKWTYLAHEQRWDPDYFRAIGLHDLADDDFARIGQRIVEPGTPCGQGLTEEAATAMGLPVGTSVAAGLIDAHAGGIGTVGVSGGATRSLGYVFGTSSCTMTSTREPVFVPGVWGPYYSAMVPGLWLNEGGQSAAGAAIDLLLALHPAAPEAREQAKLTGVSLPVWLADRALEAVSDASYAVELANGLHIVPEFLGNRAPFADPDARAVIVGLGMEQDLKSLISLYIAGICGIGYGLRQILGVQSERGIKTENIVISGGAGQHPLVRQLLADACGLPVLSTRSQEPVLLGAAILGTVAGGLAPSVGDAMANMVVADTRYEPSSDVSELHVRRYEAWILLQQTAKAIRQA; encoded by the coding sequence ATGAACTGTGATAAAGCTGTTATTGGCGTGGATGTTGGTTCAGGAAGCGCACGAGCGGGTGTATTTGATGCTGACGGCAATCTGCTGGCACACGCATCGCGAAAAATAACCCTTTACCGTGATAGCGGCGATCGGGCGGAACAGTCCAGCCGGGAGATTTGGCTGGCGGTTTGCCACTGCGTCCGGGAGGCGGTAGTTACCTCCGGCGTATCGCCATTAGCGATTGCGGGGATGGGGTTTGACGCAACCTGTTCCCTGGTTGTGCTGGGAGCAGGGGGAGAGCCGCTGCCGGTGGGTGAGAGTGAAGCTCCTGAACGCAATATTATTGTCTGGATGGATCATCGGGCGACGGCTCAGGCCGAACGTATTAATGCCACACAACATCCGGTGCTTCGCTATGTCGGAGGGCGTATCTCACCGGAAATGGAAACGCCCAAGCTAGCCTGGCTGAAAGAGCAGCGCCCTGAAATATATAACGGCGCCTGGCAATTTTTTGATCTGGCCGATTTTCTGACGTGGCGCGCTACCGGGGATCTCGCTCGTTCCGTTTGCACCGTCACCTGTAAATGGACCTACCTTGCGCATGAGCAACGTTGGGATCCGGATTATTTCCGCGCCATTGGTCTGCACGATCTGGCGGATGACGATTTTGCGCGTATCGGCCAGCGTATTGTCGAACCAGGCACACCTTGCGGGCAGGGATTAACAGAGGAAGCCGCAACCGCGATGGGGCTACCGGTGGGTACATCGGTTGCGGCTGGTCTGATTGATGCGCATGCGGGCGGTATTGGCACCGTGGGGGTGAGTGGGGGAGCCACTCGCAGCCTTGGATACGTCTTTGGCACCTCATCCTGCACCATGACCTCAACCCGTGAGCCGGTATTCGTGCCGGGCGTCTGGGGGCCTTACTATTCGGCAATGGTCCCGGGGTTGTGGCTGAACGAGGGGGGACAAAGTGCCGCTGGCGCAGCGATAGACCTATTGCTGGCACTCCATCCCGCAGCCCCGGAGGCCAGAGAGCAGGCGAAACTTACCGGTGTTTCTCTGCCTGTCTGGCTGGCGGACAGAGCGCTGGAAGCCGTATCCGATGCTTCATACGCTGTCGAGCTGGCGAACGGTTTACATATCGTGCCGGAATTTCTGGGAAATCGGGCGCCGTTTGCCGATCCAGACGCGCGTGCCGTTATTGTTGGACTGGGTATGGAGCAGGATCTAAAAAGCCTGATATCACTCTATATCGCGGGGATCTGCGGTATCGGTTACGGTCTGCGACAGATACTCGGCGTTCAGAGTGAGCGGGGCATCAAAACGGAAAATATCGTCATCAGCGGAGGCGCCGGGCAGCACCCACTGGTGCGGCAACTGCTGGCGGATGCCTGTGGCTTACCAGTACTTTCTACCCGCTCTCAGGAGCCTGTGTTACTGGGAGCCGCTATTCTTGGCACAGTGGCTGGTGGATTAGCACCCAGTGTGGGTGATGCCATGGCGAACATGGTTGTGGCTGATACTCGCTATGAACCTTCCAGTGATGTATCAGAACTGCATGTTCGGCGCTATGAGGCATGGATACTGCTACAGCAAACGGCAAAAGCTATTCGTCAGGCTTAA
- the feoC gene encoding [Fe-S]-dependent transcriptional repressor FeoC: protein MATLTQVRDLLALRGRMEARQISETLGAPLPLVTAMLERLEAMGRTVRVPDEADGCLSGSCRSCPEGQRCLTERWMLKV from the coding sequence ATGGCTACCCTGACTCAGGTTCGGGATTTGCTGGCGCTGCGCGGGCGGATGGAAGCGCGTCAGATTAGCGAGACGCTGGGCGCCCCACTGCCGCTGGTCACCGCCATGCTGGAGCGGCTGGAAGCCATGGGCAGAACGGTGCGGGTGCCCGATGAAGCCGATGGCTGCCTTTCCGGCAGCTGCCGCAGTTGCCCGGAAGGCCAGCGCTGCCTGACGGAGCGCTGGATGCTGAAGGTCTGA